One Setaria viridis chromosome 5, Setaria_viridis_v4.0, whole genome shotgun sequence genomic region harbors:
- the LOC117859189 gene encoding uncharacterized protein: MATATPVPASCALEEVLLDGYAYIGNKPNHTTAVSLTRNTEIIVASFWSERPPLPSRLYVHCPELESSAFSQLPRILCVVEGLILFRVAIRCREPILYEECDYFIYHVDSRSLKEIPNPSPFSIRDDDMGLLPRGNHYTVAALVPTSDDKVFTLHLFQSEIRRWTSKDVSLEAPQSEFPIEIPRDTDACRLLSHTTSTVITLGGEDGTMGWVDLWRGILLCDVLLPAPKLRGVPLPWPRAMYLPNGESRINFGSPKLYRGIAFSKEKRCLRFVDLDTIFKRLPASDKERGIPTYRFEGWEITKWSNCNLTNSFEDWKADYLPIHANDIKLNEQMQKQMLEYQLLWPKAPSQGNSVAADPGRNLENVTVFLPTPSMDDSNVVFLIAKAEFRQPKAYVLEVDMGNRQLKGVTEFGTAREPCARVICCHGSVSQV; this comes from the coding sequence ATGGCAACCGCCACCCCTGTTCCCGCCTCCTGTGCCTTGGAGGAGGTCCTTCTCGACGGATATGCCTACATCGGCAACAAGCCCAACCATACCACCGCCGTTAGCTTGACGAGGAATACGGAGATAATCGTGGCGTCCTTCTGGAGTGAGCGCCCACCGCTCCCCTCCCGCCTGTACGTGCACTGCCCCGAACTGGAATCCAGCGCCTTCTCGCAGCTTCCCCGCATCCTGTGCGTGGTGGAAGGCCTAATCCTCTTCCGCGTCGCCATCCGCTGCCGTGAGCCCATCCTCTATGAGGAGTGCGACTACTTCATCTACCATGTCGACAGCAGGTCGCTTAAAGAAATCCCCAACCCCAGCCCTTTCTCCATCCGTGACGACGATATGGGCCTCCTACCTCGGGGTAACCACTACACCGTCGCCGCGCTGGTGCCCACAAGCGACGATAAGGTGTTCACGCTTCACTTATTTCAATCAGAGATCAGGAGGTGGACATCCAAGGATGTGTCTCTGGAGGCGCCACAGAGCGAGTTCCCAATAGAGATCCCAAGGGATACGGATGCTTGTCGCCTTTTGAGTCATACCACAAGCACCGTGATCACGCTTGGGGGTGAAGACGGTACCATGGGCTGGGTCGATCTCTGGAGGGGTATCCTTCTCTGCGATGTGCTACTCCCCGCCCCCAAGCTCCGAGGCGTGCCTTTGCCGTGGCCGAGGGCAATGTATCTACCTAATGGTGAGTCTCGGATCAATTTTGGATCTCCAAAGCTGTACCGGGGAATTGCCTTCAGCAAGGAAAAGCGCTGCCTCAGGTTTGTTGATTTGGATACCATCTTCAAACGCCTTCCTGCTTCAGACAAGGAAAGAGGGATACCCACTTACAGATTTGAAGGATGGGAGATCACCAAATGGAGCAACTGCAATCTGACCAATTCCTTTGAGGACTGGAAGGCTGACTACCTGCCAATCCACGCAAACGACATCAAGTTAAATGAACAGATGCAAAAGCAAATGCTGGAGTACCAACTGCTGTGGCCGAAGGCACCATCACAGGGCAACAGTGTGGCTGCCGACCCAGGGCGAAACTTGGAGAACGTCACTGTTTTTCTACCCACTCCCAGCATGGATGATTCAAATGTTGTCTTCTTGATTGCCAAGGCTGAATTCCGGCAGCCTAAGGCATATGTTCTTGAAGTTGACATGGGAAACAGACAACTGAAAGGTGTGACCGAGTTTGGAACTGCAAGGGAACCATGTGCCCGTGTCATCTGTTGCCATGGTAGTGTCTCCCAAGTATAA